The nucleotide window CCACAGCCAGGCAGACCGACCCCGCATCCGTACCCTCAAGGAAGAGCTGAACCGGGTGATCCGCGCCCGCGCGCTCAACCCCAAGTGGATAGACGGGGTCAAGCGCCACGGCTACAAGGGGGCCTTCGAGATAGCGGCGACGGTCGACAACCTGTTCGCCTTCGATGCCACCACCCACCTGATCGACGACCATCATTACCAAGGGCTGGCCGATGCCTACGTGCTCGACCCGGCTACCCGCGATTTCATGCGCGAGCACAACCCCGAGGCCCTGCGCGACCTTACCGAGCGCCTGCTGGAGGCCCAGCAGCGCGGGCTGTGGCAGGCGCCAGGCGACTACCGCGAAGCCCTTGAGGAACAACTGCTCGACGGCGAGGAACAGGCTTGAAATGAGTGAACCCGTGCAATTTCCGCTGGCCGCTGTGGTCGGTGCCGACGACCTGAAGCTGGCACTGTGCCTGACCGCCATCGACCCGAAAATCGGCGGAGTGCTGATCGAAGGGCCGCGTGGCATGGCCAAGAGCACCCTGGCCCGTGGCCTGGCCGACCTGCTTGGCGAAGGCCCGTTTGTCACCTTGCCACTGGGTGCCAGTGAAGAACGGCTGGTCGGCACCCTCGACCTGGATGCCGCGCTGGGGCAGGGCAAGGCGCAGTTTTCCCCGGGCGTGCTGGCCCAGGCCGACGGTGGCGTGCTGTATGTCGATGAGGTCAACCTGCTGCCCGACACGCTGGTCGACCTGTTGCTCGATGTGGCTGCCAGTGGCACCAACCGCATCGAGCGCGACGGCATCTCGCATCGGCACAGCGCCCGCTTCGTGCTGATTGGCACCATGAACCCGGAAGAGGGCGAGCTGCGCCCGCAGTTGCTCGACCGTTTTGGCCTGAACGTGGCCCTTGAGGGCCTGCCTGAGCCTGAGGCCCGTCAGCAGATCATTCGCCGGCGCCTGGCCTTCGACAGTGACCCGCAGGCTTTCTGCACGCAATGGGCTGCGGCCCAGGCGCAGTTGCGCGAGCGCTGCCAGGCGGCGCGCCATGCCCTGGCCGGTATTGCCCTGGATGACCAGGCGCTGGCCTGGATTACCGAGCGTTGCTACGCCGCCGGTGTCGACGGCTTGCGTGCCGATCTGGTGTGGTTGCGTGCTGCGCGCGCCCACTGCGCGTGGCGCGGTGCGGCGGCCATCGAAGAAGTGGATGTCGAAGCGG belongs to Pseudomonas putida NBRC 14164 and includes:
- a CDS encoding ATP-binding protein, whose protein sequence is MSEPVQFPLAAVVGADDLKLALCLTAIDPKIGGVLIEGPRGMAKSTLARGLADLLGEGPFVTLPLGASEERLVGTLDLDAALGQGKAQFSPGVLAQADGGVLYVDEVNLLPDTLVDLLLDVAASGTNRIERDGISHRHSARFVLIGTMNPEEGELRPQLLDRFGLNVALEGLPEPEARQQIIRRRLAFDSDPQAFCTQWAAAQAQLRERCQAARHALAGIALDDQALAWITERCYAAGVDGLRADLVWLRAARAHCAWRGAAAIEEVDVEAVAEFALRHRRRVAPQANPPSAPQPPDQQPGQQSAGNAGEQGGQGDWGALPAQPVASGARREVPNWAKKP